Proteins co-encoded in one Paracrocinitomix mangrovi genomic window:
- a CDS encoding transglycosylase domain-containing protein, producing MNLLEKLKPKKKADNKKADTAEASDKLKKSTRRIILVIVWLGAFSPFFAIIFGLWLANDSIPSHEELANPPDKQASIIYSADGVEMGRFWSVNRKSVDYNKISPYVVSALISTEDERYYEHAGVDFYGIARAIGKAAMGKDGGGASTISQQLAKLLYTVTDTVNGGVAKSKKDRLIQKFGENILAVRLERAYTKEEILTMYLNNFDFLYNAVGISSAAQVYFNKAPIDLKMEEAAMLVGMCKNPGLYNPLKFQLRSRYDAGPEGQSAYEKDSANAYNRRNTVLDLWCRNSSEGNEYLSSTITQAQCDSLKKLPIVVDYQKVDHKEGLAPHFREVLRKELTSRLNEQDEDGNYIIAKQDGTPYNIYKDGLRIYTTIDSRMQAHAEYAVQEHMSTTLQIEFDKNNNRNKRPPFGNEVTEERIDQIMNSAIKNSDRYREMSAAGHSEASIEKAFNTPTEMKVFSYWGDFDTIMTPYDSIKYYKSQLQAGLMSMDPKTGFVKAWVGGPDFNHFAYDHVKQSKRQVGSTIKPFVYAAAIYLGLIDPCSAFADVDYCIDVPKSPTRMESWCPATGTKNTGDLIPAKCGLAGSLNNITVAVMKEMGPQAGPQTMSILLKNVGINLKPEEVVAAMCLGPMDVSLYDMVGAQSTFANKGLFIKPIYIMRVEDRNGNVLIDLEYEMHEAMPEVLAFTMLEMMKGAVNGASNVHQGGQVYATSSSLRSSRPWGGLKYSIAGKTGTTNGASDGWFMGLTPDLVTGVWVGADDRDIHFRSYPWGQGARMALPIWGYYMQKVYGDSRLDISKGDFEAPPIIEYDPTIFNCSKSQGIDPLF from the coding sequence ATGAACCTACTTGAGAAACTTAAACCTAAAAAGAAGGCCGATAATAAGAAGGCAGACACCGCTGAAGCGTCTGACAAACTAAAAAAGAGCACAAGAAGAATAATTCTTGTAATTGTTTGGCTGGGAGCATTTTCTCCATTCTTTGCTATCATTTTTGGACTTTGGTTAGCAAATGACAGCATTCCATCACACGAAGAATTAGCAAATCCACCTGACAAGCAAGCTTCAATTATTTATTCTGCAGATGGAGTTGAAATGGGTAGATTTTGGAGTGTCAACAGAAAAAGTGTTGATTACAATAAAATATCTCCATATGTTGTAAGTGCTTTAATTTCAACAGAAGATGAGCGTTACTACGAACATGCAGGTGTAGATTTTTATGGAATAGCAAGAGCGATTGGGAAAGCAGCCATGGGTAAAGATGGTGGAGGCGCCAGTACTATTTCTCAACAGTTAGCTAAATTACTTTACACTGTTACAGATACTGTAAACGGTGGTGTAGCAAAAAGTAAAAAAGACCGATTGATTCAAAAATTTGGTGAAAATATTTTAGCAGTAAGGCTGGAAAGAGCATACACTAAAGAAGAGATTCTTACCATGTATCTTAACAATTTTGACTTTTTATACAATGCTGTAGGTATCTCTTCTGCAGCACAAGTATACTTTAACAAAGCACCTATTGACTTAAAAATGGAAGAAGCTGCTATGTTGGTTGGAATGTGTAAAAATCCGGGATTATATAATCCATTAAAATTCCAACTTCGCAGTAGATATGACGCAGGTCCTGAAGGACAATCAGCCTATGAAAAAGACAGTGCTAATGCTTATAACAGAAGAAATACTGTTTTAGATTTATGGTGTAGAAACAGTTCAGAAGGCAACGAATATCTTTCTTCTACAATTACTCAGGCACAATGCGATTCACTTAAAAAACTACCTATTGTTGTGGATTATCAAAAAGTTGATCACAAAGAAGGTTTGGCTCCTCACTTTAGAGAAGTTTTGCGTAAGGAGTTAACTTCAAGATTAAATGAACAAGATGAAGATGGCAATTACATTATAGCAAAACAAGACGGTACGCCATATAATATCTATAAGGACGGATTAAGAATCTATACCACCATAGATTCTAGAATGCAAGCACATGCTGAATATGCTGTTCAAGAACATATGTCAACAACTTTGCAGATTGAGTTTGACAAGAATAATAATCGTAACAAAAGACCTCCTTTTGGAAATGAAGTAACAGAAGAAAGAATTGATCAAATCATGAATTCTGCTATTAAAAATTCAGACAGATATAGAGAAATGTCTGCAGCAGGCCATTCAGAAGCATCAATTGAAAAAGCCTTCAACACTCCAACAGAAATGAAAGTTTTCTCTTATTGGGGAGATTTTGACACCATTATGACTCCTTATGATTCAATCAAATACTATAAGAGTCAACTACAAGCAGGATTAATGTCAATGGATCCAAAAACAGGTTTTGTAAAAGCCTGGGTTGGTGGACCGGATTTCAATCACTTTGCATATGATCATGTTAAGCAGTCTAAAAGACAAGTTGGGTCTACAATTAAACCATTTGTATATGCAGCAGCTATTTATTTAGGATTAATTGACCCTTGCAGTGCTTTTGCAGATGTTGATTATTGTATAGATGTACCTAAAAGTCCAACAAGAATGGAAAGCTGGTGTCCGGCAACAGGTACTAAAAATACCGGAGATTTAATTCCTGCAAAATGCGGTTTAGCTGGATCATTGAATAATATTACTGTCGCTGTAATGAAAGAAATGGGACCACAAGCCGGACCTCAAACAATGAGCATTTTGCTTAAAAATGTTGGAATAAACTTAAAACCAGAAGAAGTTGTTGCAGCTATGTGTTTAGGACCAATGGATGTTTCACTTTACGACATGGTAGGAGCTCAAAGTACATTTGCCAATAAAGGTCTATTTATCAAACCAATCTACATTATGCGTGTTGAAGATAGAAATGGTAACGTTTTAATTGATCTTGAATATGAAATGCACGAAGCAATGCCTGAAGTTTTAGCATTTACAATGCTTGAAATGATGAAAGGAGCGGTAAATGGAGCTTCTAATGTACATCAAGGAGGACAAGTTTATGCAACAAGTTCAAGTTTGAGAAGCAGCAGACCATGGGGAGGATTGAAATATTCTATAGCAGGTAAAACCGGAACAACTAATGGTGCATCTGATGGTTGGTTTATGGGACTTACACCAGATTTAGTAACAGGTGTTTGGGTAGGTGCTGATGATCGAGACATTCACTTTAGATCTTATCCTTGGGGTCAAGGTGCCAGAATGGCTTTACCTATTTGGGGATACTATATGCAAAAAGTATATGGAGACTCGAGATTAGATATAAGTAAAGGTGATTTTGAGGCACCTCCTATCATTGAATATGATCCAACCATATTTAACTGTAGCAAATCACAAGGTATTGATCCTTTGTTCTAA
- a CDS encoding CoA transferase subunit A produces MNKVVDNVEAACEGIEDGMTLMLGGFGLCGIPENCIAQLVKLGVKDLTCISNNAGVDDFGLGLLLQKRQIKKMISSYVGENDEFERQMLSGELEVDLIPQGSLAERCRAGGAGIPAFYTPAGYGTEVAEGKEVKVYNGKPHILETALTADFAIVKAWKGDTEGNLVFKATARNFNPMMAMAGKITIAEVEELVPAGELDPNFIHTPGIFVQRIFQGEKFEKRIEQRTVRPRA; encoded by the coding sequence ATGAACAAAGTTGTAGACAATGTTGAAGCAGCCTGCGAAGGTATTGAAGACGGAATGACTTTAATGCTTGGAGGATTTGGGTTGTGTGGAATTCCTGAAAACTGTATTGCTCAATTAGTAAAATTGGGAGTCAAAGATTTAACGTGTATTTCTAATAATGCAGGAGTTGATGATTTTGGTTTAGGTTTATTACTTCAAAAAAGGCAAATCAAAAAAATGATTTCGTCTTATGTTGGAGAGAACGACGAGTTTGAAAGACAAATGCTAAGTGGGGAATTAGAAGTTGATCTTATCCCCCAAGGATCTTTAGCTGAACGTTGTAGAGCAGGAGGAGCCGGAATACCAGCATTTTACACACCTGCAGGTTACGGAACTGAAGTAGCTGAAGGTAAAGAGGTAAAAGTTTACAACGGAAAACCTCATATTTTGGAAACAGCTTTAACTGCTGACTTTGCCATTGTAAAAGCCTGGAAAGGGGATACTGAAGGAAACCTGGTATTTAAAGCAACTGCCAGAAATTTCAATCCTATGATGGCAATGGCAGGTAAAATTACAATTGCAGAAGTTGAAGAATTGGTTCCTGCGGGAGAACTTGATCCAAACTTCATCCATACGCCGGGTATATTTGTTCAACGAATTTTTCAAGGTGAGAAATTTGAAAAAAGAATTGAACAAAGAACTGTACGCCCTAGAGCATAA